Proteins from a genomic interval of Deltaproteobacteria bacterium:
- a CDS encoding type II toxin-antitoxin system RelE/ParE family toxin encodes MAYAIQFAESVTDHFGCLTASERTKVLGAIVRQLMHQPLVETRNRKPLRPNPLAPWELRVGALRVFYEVVSDDPEVVRVLAVGKKQRNVLRIAGQEIKL; translated from the coding sequence TTGGCGTATGCGATCCAGTTCGCCGAGTCCGTCACTGATCATTTCGGCTGCCTCACGGCGTCGGAGCGAACGAAGGTGCTTGGTGCTATCGTGCGGCAGCTCATGCATCAACCTCTGGTCGAGACTCGTAACCGCAAACCGCTGAGGCCAAATCCCCTCGCGCCCTGGGAGTTGCGTGTCGGAGCCCTGCGGGTGTTCTATGAGGTTGTATCCGATGATCCGGAAGTCGTACGGGTGCTGGCGGTAGGGAAAAAGCAGCGCAACGTCCTGCGGATCGCAGGGCAGGAGATCAAGCTATGA